One window from the genome of Acidihalobacter ferrooxydans encodes:
- the dnaG gene encoding DNA primase codes for MSLIPQHFIDDLIAQTDIVEIINARVPLKRSGHEYKACCPFHDEKTPSFYVSPQKQFYHCFGCGAHGTALGFLMDYDHLDFVEAIELLAGQLGLDVPREGGHDSAERARHDDSRAPLYAALEAADQWYRTQLAQQPQAIDYLKQRGLDGETAKRFGLGYAPAGWSGLLTALSAHHPREHLEQAGLLARKNDSVYDRFRDRIMFPIRDSRGRTIGFGGRVLGDGTPKYLNSSETALFHKGRELYGLFEARQSRAPLDTILIVEGYMDVIGLAQSGIVNAVATLGTATTREHLQRLFRVVDRLVFCFDGDRAGRQAAWRALEHALPVMTDGREAAFLFLPDGEDPDSFIRRHGKEAFAQRQQHATALSRFLLDELSQRHTGNSMEARAALLKEAGMPLRELDPGALKNQIIDAIALETRMSPERVTQALRRASTPATDNSEPLMPDRHQNVRRTPIRTAIALLLTHPHLGAQLHNGNPIPHDDSLPGLALLHTLLEIVRENPNITTAALLERWRGKPEQPHLARLLEWTDLHGDETLARQVFTDALARTHEQHISQRLDTLLTQARRHTLDAAQKQELNDLLTRSRTLNADNAR; via the coding sequence ATGTCCCTAATCCCGCAGCACTTCATCGATGACCTGATCGCACAGACCGATATCGTCGAAATCATCAATGCACGCGTACCGCTGAAGCGCTCGGGCCACGAATACAAAGCCTGCTGTCCCTTCCACGACGAAAAAACCCCGTCGTTCTACGTCAGTCCGCAGAAACAGTTCTACCATTGCTTTGGCTGCGGCGCGCATGGCACCGCGCTGGGCTTTCTCATGGACTATGATCACCTTGACTTCGTCGAGGCGATCGAACTCCTCGCCGGCCAACTGGGCCTGGACGTGCCGCGCGAAGGCGGCCACGACAGCGCGGAGCGTGCACGGCACGATGACAGCCGCGCGCCACTCTACGCCGCGCTCGAAGCCGCCGACCAATGGTATCGCACGCAACTGGCGCAGCAACCTCAGGCCATCGACTACCTCAAACAGCGTGGCCTGGATGGCGAAACCGCCAAACGCTTCGGCCTCGGTTACGCACCTGCCGGATGGAGTGGCCTGCTGACTGCGTTGAGCGCGCACCACCCACGCGAACACCTCGAACAAGCCGGTCTGCTGGCCCGCAAAAACGACAGCGTGTACGACCGCTTTCGTGACCGGATCATGTTCCCGATCCGCGACAGCCGCGGCAGAACCATCGGTTTCGGCGGACGCGTGCTGGGCGACGGCACCCCCAAATACCTCAACTCCAGCGAGACCGCCCTGTTCCACAAAGGCCGCGAACTCTATGGCCTGTTCGAAGCGCGCCAGTCACGCGCGCCACTTGACACCATACTCATCGTCGAAGGCTACATGGACGTTATCGGTCTGGCTCAGTCAGGCATCGTCAACGCCGTGGCCACCCTCGGCACAGCCACCACGCGCGAACACCTCCAGCGCCTCTTCCGCGTCGTCGATCGCCTCGTATTCTGCTTCGACGGCGACCGCGCCGGACGCCAGGCAGCCTGGCGCGCACTCGAACATGCCCTGCCCGTCATGACCGACGGGCGTGAAGCCGCGTTTCTCTTCCTGCCGGACGGCGAAGATCCCGACAGCTTCATCCGGCGACACGGGAAAGAGGCTTTTGCGCAACGCCAGCAACACGCCACTGCGCTTTCCCGCTTCCTGCTCGACGAACTGAGCCAGCGCCACACCGGCAACTCGATGGAAGCACGCGCAGCGCTGCTCAAGGAAGCCGGCATGCCCCTGCGTGAACTCGATCCAGGCGCCTTGAAAAACCAGATTATCGACGCGATTGCCCTGGAAACACGCATGAGCCCCGAGCGCGTCACACAAGCGCTGCGTCGTGCCTCAACTCCGGCAACCGACAACTCTGAACCCCTCATGCCGGATCGCCATCAAAACGTCCGGCGCACCCCCATCCGCACCGCCATCGCCCTGTTACTCACACATCCGCACCTCGGCGCGCAACTGCACAACGGCAACCCCATCCCGCACGACGACTCGCTGCCAGGGCTCGCTTTATTACACACACTCCTTGAAATTGTCCGCGAGAATCCCAACATCACCACGGCAGCATTACTGGAACGCTGGCGCGGAAAGCCCGAACAGCCGCACCTCGCCCGCCTCCTCGAGTGGACGGATCTCCATGGAGATGAAACGCTGGCCCGCCAGGTGTTTACCGATGCCCTGGCGCGTACGCACGAGCAACATATTTCCCAACGGCTCGACACCCTGTTGACACAGGCCAGGCGACACACACTGGATGCTGCGCAGAAGCAGGAACTGAATGACCTGCTGACACGTTCGCGCACGCTGAATGCGGACAACGCTAGATGA
- the rpoD gene encoding RNA polymerase sigma factor RpoD, translating to MQHEEQQSRLKELIARGKEQGFLTYAEVNDHLPDSIVDPEQIEDIIGMINDMGITVHEVAPDADTLILSDNDVQTDDDAAEEAVAALTSVDSEFGRTTDPVRMYMREMGTVELLTREGEIRIAKRIEEGLAQVLFALAHYPQSIAALLVEFDRVENGEAKLTDIVNSFIDPNAEPEEIPTPAQKTSSNAQSSTNNNASADNNADNESDDDSDDDDTSEPVDTGPDPEEARERVAKLRSLFDKAHKAMLKGKREQYAALREETASYFMEFKLTPRVTDSLINQLRTTIEMIREQERHILDACVRQAGMPRKVFIDTFPSHETDLAWLDERIQAPNAKKYADALKEHAGEVHHAQKKLKAIEDNASLPIHEIKEINRRMSIGEAKARRAKKEMVEANLRLVISIAKKYTNRGLQFLDLIQEGNIGLMKAVDKFEYRRGYKFSTYATWWIRQAITRSIADQARTIRIPVHMIETINKLNRVSRQMLQEMGREATPEELSERMEMPEDKVRKVLKIAKEPISMETPIGDDEDSHLGDFIEDGNVMSPVDSATRDSLSETTRNVLGSLTPREAKVLRMRFGIDMNTDHTLEEVGKQFDVTRERIRQIEAKALRKLRHPTRSELLRSFLEAD from the coding sequence ATGCAGCATGAAGAGCAACAGTCACGCCTCAAAGAACTGATCGCCCGAGGCAAGGAACAGGGCTTCCTGACCTATGCCGAAGTCAATGATCATCTCCCCGACAGCATCGTCGATCCCGAACAAATCGAAGATATCATCGGCATGATCAACGACATGGGCATCACCGTTCACGAGGTCGCCCCCGATGCCGACACCCTGATTCTCTCCGACAACGATGTCCAAACGGATGACGACGCTGCCGAAGAAGCCGTCGCCGCGCTCACCAGCGTCGACAGCGAATTCGGTCGCACCACCGATCCCGTGCGCATGTACATGCGCGAAATGGGAACCGTCGAACTGCTGACCCGCGAAGGCGAAATCAGAATCGCCAAGCGTATTGAAGAAGGACTGGCACAGGTTCTCTTCGCGCTGGCGCACTACCCACAGTCCATCGCCGCCCTGTTGGTCGAATTTGATCGCGTTGAAAACGGCGAAGCGAAACTGACCGATATCGTTAACAGCTTCATCGACCCCAACGCCGAGCCCGAAGAAATCCCCACCCCGGCGCAGAAAACCAGCAGCAACGCCCAGTCCTCGACCAACAACAACGCGAGCGCTGACAACAACGCCGACAACGAGTCGGACGATGACAGCGATGACGACGACACCTCCGAACCCGTCGACACCGGCCCCGATCCGGAGGAAGCGCGTGAACGCGTCGCCAAGCTTCGCAGCCTGTTCGACAAAGCGCACAAAGCGATGCTCAAGGGCAAGCGCGAGCAGTACGCTGCGCTACGCGAGGAAACGGCCAGCTACTTCATGGAATTCAAGCTGACTCCGCGCGTCACCGACTCCCTGATCAATCAGCTGCGCACCACGATCGAAATGATCCGAGAACAGGAACGCCACATTCTCGACGCCTGCGTACGCCAGGCCGGGATGCCCCGCAAGGTATTTATCGACACCTTCCCGAGCCACGAGACAGACCTCGCCTGGCTCGACGAACGCATTCAGGCGCCAAATGCAAAAAAATACGCCGACGCACTCAAGGAGCATGCCGGCGAAGTGCATCATGCACAGAAAAAGCTCAAAGCGATCGAAGACAACGCAAGCCTGCCGATCCACGAGATCAAAGAAATCAATCGCCGCATGTCAATCGGCGAAGCCAAGGCCCGGCGTGCCAAAAAAGAAATGGTCGAGGCCAATCTGCGCCTTGTCATTTCCATTGCCAAGAAATACACCAACCGCGGCCTGCAATTCCTCGACCTGATTCAGGAAGGCAATATCGGCCTCATGAAAGCGGTCGACAAATTCGAATACCGCCGAGGATACAAATTCTCAACCTACGCCACCTGGTGGATTCGCCAGGCCATCACACGCTCCATCGCCGATCAGGCCCGCACCATCCGCATTCCGGTGCATATGATCGAAACGATCAATAAACTGAACCGCGTGTCGCGCCAGATGCTGCAGGAAATGGGGCGCGAAGCCACACCGGAAGAACTGTCCGAACGCATGGAAATGCCTGAAGACAAAGTACGCAAAGTACTCAAGATCGCCAAGGAACCGATCTCCATGGAGACCCCCATCGGCGATGACGAAGACTCACACCTGGGTGACTTCATCGAAGACGGCAACGTCATGTCACCGGTCGATTCGGCCACGCGTGACAGCCTCAGTGAAACGACCCGAAACGTGCTCGGCTCACTGACGCCGCGCGAAGCCAAAGTGCTGCGCATGCGTTTCGGCATCGACATGAACACCGACCACACGCTCGAAGAAGTCGGCAAACAGTTCGACGTCACGCGTGAACGCATCCGTCAGATCGAAGCCAAAGCCCTGCGTAAACTGCGCCATCCGACCCGATCGGAATTGCTGCGCAGTTTCCTCGAGGCGGACTAA
- a CDS encoding urease accessory protein UreD, with translation MNRPESEHRPMQPAGRAGVFSGRTEHTHGWRARLELGYAPRAGRTIPIHRRHIGPLLVQRPFHPEGEVCHTYLLHPPAGIVQGDALEFQVEAAAGAHALVTTPGAGKFYRSTGGEAHVVQRFHVTDGAAYEWLPQETILYAGSHARLETHVTLEGSARYLGWEIVCLGRPAADERFDEGRLVQRLGVERDGRPLLHEQLVLDGGSAQLVGIWGMQAQPVTATLLCTADFSAARSEALCTAAGEPLTGMGGITVVDGLLVARYLGPQARHAREWFVRLWTVLRPEVFGREACVPRIWAT, from the coding sequence ATGAACCGGCCCGAGAGCGAGCACCGCCCAATGCAGCCGGCTGGCCGCGCTGGCGTTTTTTCAGGGCGCACGGAACACACGCATGGCTGGCGCGCGCGCCTCGAACTTGGTTACGCGCCCCGCGCCGGGCGCACGATTCCCATACACCGCCGACACATCGGACCGCTGCTGGTACAGCGCCCGTTTCATCCCGAAGGCGAAGTCTGCCATACCTACCTGCTGCATCCGCCAGCCGGCATCGTGCAGGGCGATGCGCTGGAATTTCAGGTCGAAGCTGCGGCGGGCGCGCATGCGCTGGTGACCACCCCTGGCGCCGGCAAGTTCTACCGCAGCACTGGCGGTGAGGCGCATGTCGTGCAGCGATTCCACGTTACAGACGGCGCCGCCTACGAATGGCTGCCGCAGGAAACGATTCTCTACGCCGGTAGCCACGCGCGGCTGGAAACCCACGTCACCCTCGAAGGCTCGGCGCGTTATCTCGGCTGGGAAATCGTCTGCCTCGGCCGTCCGGCAGCGGACGAGCGCTTCGACGAGGGACGCCTGGTGCAGCGACTCGGCGTCGAGCGTGACGGTCGCCCGCTGCTGCACGAACAACTCGTGCTCGACGGCGGCAGCGCGCAGCTGGTTGGCATCTGGGGCATGCAGGCGCAGCCCGTGACGGCGACGTTGCTGTGCACCGCGGACTTCAGCGCAGCGCGGAGCGAAGCGCTATGCACCGCTGCCGGCGAACCACTGACCGGCATGGGTGGGATCACCGTCGTGGATGGCTTGCTGGTGGCGAGGTATCTTGGTCCGCAGGCAAGACACGCACGCGAATGGTTCGTTCGTTTATGGACAGTGCTGCGACCGGAAGTGTTCGGACGCGAAGCGTGTGTGCCGAGAATATGGGCGACGTAG
- the urtE gene encoding urea ABC transporter ATP-binding subunit UrtE, which produces MTAEGQVVQQAAGSLLDIEGLVTGYGSTTVLRGADLSVGRGEVTCLLGRNGVGKTTVLRAAMGLLPTWKGVLRWEGTPISALPTHRRARLGFGFVPQGREILPQLTVEENIRIGGFASGERDPEIPPELFDYFPDLKKMLRRRGGNLSGGQQQQLAIARALMGRPKLLILDEPTEGIQPNLVALIRSVVTALNRERGLSVLLVEQKIGFARKIGHAYTILDRGQVVADGRMESLDDSVIRAHLEVS; this is translated from the coding sequence ATGACGGCTGAAGGTCAGGTCGTACAGCAAGCCGCCGGTTCCTTGCTGGACATCGAAGGGCTGGTGACCGGCTACGGCTCCACCACCGTCCTGCGCGGTGCCGATCTGAGCGTCGGCCGTGGCGAAGTGACCTGCCTGCTCGGGCGCAACGGCGTCGGCAAGACCACTGTGCTACGCGCTGCAATGGGTTTGCTGCCGACGTGGAAAGGTGTGCTGCGCTGGGAGGGCACACCGATCAGCGCCCTGCCAACGCATCGGCGCGCGCGCCTTGGCTTTGGTTTTGTACCCCAGGGACGCGAAATCCTGCCCCAACTCACCGTCGAGGAAAATATTCGCATCGGCGGATTCGCCAGCGGCGAACGCGATCCTGAAATTCCGCCTGAACTGTTCGACTATTTTCCCGACCTCAAAAAAATGTTGCGTCGGCGCGGCGGCAACCTTTCCGGTGGGCAGCAGCAGCAACTCGCCATCGCACGTGCGTTGATGGGGCGCCCCAAGCTATTGATCCTCGACGAACCCACCGAGGGTATCCAGCCGAACCTTGTCGCACTGATTCGCAGCGTAGTCACCGCTCTCAACCGTGAGCGCGGCCTCAGCGTACTGCTGGTCGAGCAGAAAATCGGTTTCGCGCGTAAAATCGGCCACGCCTACACGATCCTCGATCGCGGACAAGTGGTCGCGGACGGTCGCATGGAAAGTCTCGACGATTCGGTGATCCGGGCGCATCTGGAAGTCAGTTGA
- the urtD gene encoding urea ABC transporter ATP-binding protein UrtD produces the protein MSSQTQNILEVFDIVVEFDGFRAIDSLSLAVRERELTVAIGPNGAGKTTLVDVVTGRTRPSAGNVMFDGTDITRWQEHRIVRAGIARKFQAPSVFPDLTLEENLYLAARTSKTLRSALFGRRSGADVALVAGLLEQTGLTEQARRQAQELSHGQKQWLEIAMTLALQPRLLILDEPIAGMTQEEIEVTVRLLRELARERSVLVIEHDMAFVRSIAERVIVLHQGRLLAEGGFDHVSVNPQVRKVYLGEEEAA, from the coding sequence ATGAGCAGCCAGACACAAAATATTCTGGAAGTGTTCGATATCGTCGTGGAATTCGACGGCTTTCGCGCCATCGACAGCCTCAGCCTCGCGGTGCGCGAGCGTGAGCTGACCGTCGCCATCGGGCCGAACGGCGCAGGCAAGACGACCCTGGTCGACGTGGTGACAGGGCGCACGCGGCCGAGCGCGGGCAACGTGATGTTCGACGGCACCGACATCACGCGCTGGCAGGAGCACCGCATCGTGCGCGCCGGCATCGCCCGCAAGTTCCAGGCACCCAGTGTCTTCCCCGATTTGACCCTGGAAGAGAATCTGTATCTCGCCGCTCGCACGTCCAAAACCCTGCGTTCCGCCTTGTTCGGACGACGCTCCGGAGCGGACGTCGCCCTGGTCGCCGGGTTGCTCGAACAGACCGGTCTGACCGAACAGGCCCGGCGCCAGGCGCAAGAACTCAGTCATGGGCAAAAACAATGGTTGGAGATTGCCATGACATTGGCGCTGCAGCCGCGCCTGCTGATTCTCGATGAGCCCATCGCTGGCATGACCCAGGAGGAAATAGAGGTGACCGTCCGCTTGTTGCGCGAGTTGGCGCGCGAGCGCAGCGTCTTGGTCATTGAACACGACATGGCCTTTGTGCGCAGCATCGCCGAGCGCGTCATTGTGCTGCATCAGGGGCGCCTGCTGGCCGAAGGCGGTTTCGATCATGTCAGCGTCAATCCGCAAGTGCGCAAAGTCTATCTGGGCGAGGAGGAAGCCGCATGA
- the urtC gene encoding urea ABC transporter permease subunit UrtC produces the protein MAALESVLATTSGMPTQRNRRLAVGGVAVVLSAAALCAPLYLGPTSLNLLGQFLAMAILAVGLDLIWGYTGILSLGQAVFFGIGGYLMAFYLKTQGLAAGAVPDFMMYSGVSHLPLIWEWSRHFGIMFLFVLIVPGLIGWLFGLIIFRSRIKGVYFSILTEALAVAFSTLVLERQSFTGGSSGLTNYNAILGHSFYDNSTYTGLYLATVVALILAVALVWWLTHSPFGALLRAVRDGENRLRFIGYNPVLFQAFVFAVAAALAGVAGALYVPQNGIITPNMLGVVPSITMVVWVAVGGRGTVFGAIIGALLVQYAQYYLSSSFASGWLYIIGGLFVLVVLVFPRGIVGLFDRLHRRRPI, from the coding sequence ATGGCCGCGCTCGAATCCGTTCTCGCCACAACGTCGGGCATGCCCACGCAGCGTAACCGGCGCCTGGCGGTCGGGGGCGTGGCCGTGGTCTTGTCCGCTGCCGCGCTGTGCGCGCCGCTGTATCTTGGACCGACCTCGCTCAATCTGCTCGGCCAGTTCCTCGCCATGGCGATTCTCGCCGTGGGTCTGGACCTGATCTGGGGTTATACCGGCATTCTGAGTCTGGGGCAGGCGGTGTTTTTCGGCATCGGCGGCTATCTGATGGCCTTCTATCTCAAGACCCAGGGGCTGGCCGCCGGTGCAGTGCCCGATTTCATGATGTACAGCGGCGTGTCGCATTTGCCGCTGATCTGGGAGTGGAGCCGCCATTTCGGGATCATGTTTCTGTTCGTTCTCATCGTGCCCGGCCTGATCGGCTGGTTGTTTGGCCTGATTATTTTCCGCAGCCGAATCAAGGGCGTATATTTTTCGATTCTGACCGAGGCGCTGGCAGTGGCCTTTTCGACCCTGGTGCTGGAGCGGCAGAGCTTTACTGGCGGCAGTTCCGGGCTGACCAATTACAACGCGATTCTCGGTCATTCCTTCTATGACAACAGCACGTACACCGGCCTGTATCTGGCAACCGTTGTCGCGCTGATCCTGGCCGTGGCGCTGGTCTGGTGGCTCACGCATTCACCGTTCGGTGCGCTGCTGCGTGCAGTGCGCGATGGCGAGAACCGCCTGCGTTTCATCGGTTACAACCCGGTGCTGTTTCAGGCTTTCGTGTTTGCCGTTGCCGCTGCGCTGGCCGGGGTGGCCGGCGCGTTATACGTGCCGCAAAACGGCATCATCACCCCGAATATGCTCGGCGTCGTGCCCTCCATCACGATGGTCGTATGGGTTGCCGTCGGCGGGCGGGGCACTGTATTCGGAGCCATCATCGGCGCTCTGCTGGTGCAATACGCCCAGTACTATCTTTCCAGCAGTTTCGCCTCCGGCTGGCTGTACATCATCGGCGGGCTGTTCGTGCTGGTGGTGTTGGTGTTTCCGCGCGGCATCGTCGGCCTGTTCGACCGCCTGCACAGGAGACGCCCGATATGA
- the urtB gene encoding urea ABC transporter permease subunit UrtB, with translation MNSVAMASPLFNGLSYSSILLMMALGLAIIFGLMGVINMAHGELMTAGAYATYLTQITLFKLGGAQAADWTYIVAIPVAFVIAALLGLLLEWAVVRFLYGRALETLLATWGVSLILQQAFRNIFGSNNVAVNTPGWLSGGVTLGQLQLPYARLYILALVVVVFAAVLLYLRLSRIGLQIRAAMQNRNTAAAFGISPRKIDMITFALGSGVAGVAGVGLSLVGSIGPTTGQHYLIDAFMVVVLGGVGNLFGALFGAFLIGETHSVLEFFTSSTGAKVAVFTLIIVFLQLRPGGLFPARNRALD, from the coding sequence ATGAATTCAGTCGCGATGGCCAGCCCGTTGTTCAACGGTCTGAGTTATTCCTCCATTCTGCTGATGATGGCGCTCGGGCTGGCGATCATTTTCGGCCTGATGGGGGTCATCAACATGGCGCACGGCGAGCTGATGACCGCTGGCGCCTACGCGACCTACCTGACCCAGATCACACTGTTCAAGCTGGGTGGCGCACAGGCTGCGGATTGGACCTATATCGTAGCGATCCCGGTGGCTTTCGTCATCGCTGCGCTGCTCGGCTTGTTGCTGGAGTGGGCGGTGGTGCGTTTTCTCTATGGCCGTGCCCTGGAAACTCTGTTAGCAACCTGGGGCGTATCGCTGATTCTGCAACAGGCGTTTCGGAACATCTTTGGGTCGAACAATGTTGCGGTCAACACGCCTGGCTGGCTGTCGGGCGGAGTCACTCTGGGGCAGTTGCAACTGCCGTATGCACGTCTGTATATCCTTGCTCTGGTGGTTGTCGTGTTCGCCGCCGTGCTGCTGTACCTGCGGCTGTCGCGGATCGGGCTGCAGATTCGCGCCGCGATGCAGAACCGCAACACCGCAGCGGCCTTCGGCATCTCGCCGCGCAAGATCGACATGATCACCTTTGCACTGGGTTCCGGCGTGGCCGGTGTGGCCGGTGTGGGGTTGTCGCTGGTCGGCTCGATTGGCCCGACCACGGGCCAGCACTATCTCATCGACGCCTTCATGGTGGTGGTGCTCGGCGGTGTCGGTAATTTGTTCGGTGCCCTGTTCGGCGCCTTCCTTATCGGCGAGACGCATTCAGTACTCGAATTCTTTACCAGTTCGACGGGAGCCAAGGTGGCCGTGTTCACGCTGATCATCGTATTCCTGCAATTGCGCCCCGGCGGTCTGTTTCCGGCGCGAAACCGGGCGCTCGACTGA
- the urtA gene encoding urea ABC transporter substrate-binding protein, producing MKRREFLKGAGAAALGAAAYPIMGGLNIAHADALWKGGVTNETVKVGDLHSLSGTMAISEIPVKNAELLAINEINAKGGVLGRKIEPIVVDGASDWPLFARLAKKLITQDHVPTIFGCWTSASRKAVLPVVQHYNNLLWYPVQYEGMECSHNIIYTGACPNQQIEPSVEWLLKNKGKKFFLIGSDYVFPRTANAIIQAQLKALGGETVGVEYAPLGHMEFATIIDKIKYSGADVVYNTLNGSSNVAFFKQFQQAGLTPEKMPIMSTSIAEVEIQGIGPQYCAGHYASWNYFMTTDTPQNKAFIKAYKDAYGQDSVTDDPIEHGYVNVYLWAKAAEKAGTFDPDKVRDAASTFSFDAPQGVVQVSAENQNMSQIVRVGEIQPNGMFKEVWHTPEPVKPQPYSPYISDMTCDWPKGGLIKRTSA from the coding sequence ATGAAACGTCGTGAATTTCTGAAAGGAGCGGGTGCCGCGGCGCTCGGTGCTGCCGCCTATCCGATCATGGGTGGGCTCAACATCGCGCATGCCGATGCACTCTGGAAGGGCGGGGTGACCAACGAAACCGTCAAGGTCGGCGACTTGCATTCGCTGTCCGGCACTATGGCGATCAGCGAGATTCCGGTGAAAAACGCCGAATTGCTGGCGATCAACGAAATCAACGCCAAGGGCGGCGTGCTCGGGCGCAAGATTGAGCCGATCGTGGTCGATGGGGCCTCTGACTGGCCGTTGTTCGCGCGCCTGGCGAAAAAACTGATCACTCAGGATCATGTGCCGACCATTTTCGGCTGCTGGACCTCCGCCAGCCGTAAGGCAGTGCTGCCGGTGGTGCAGCATTACAACAACCTGCTCTGGTATCCCGTGCAGTACGAAGGCATGGAGTGCTCGCACAACATCATCTACACCGGTGCCTGCCCGAACCAGCAGATCGAACCGTCAGTCGAATGGCTGCTCAAGAACAAGGGCAAGAAGTTTTTCCTGATCGGTTCCGATTACGTCTTCCCGCGCACCGCCAACGCCATCATCCAGGCGCAACTCAAGGCGCTGGGTGGCGAGACGGTCGGTGTCGAGTACGCTCCGCTGGGGCATATGGAATTCGCTACCATCATCGACAAGATCAAGTATTCCGGCGCCGACGTGGTCTACAACACCCTCAACGGCAGCAGCAACGTGGCGTTCTTCAAGCAGTTCCAGCAGGCCGGTCTGACTCCGGAGAAGATGCCGATTATGTCGACCAGCATCGCCGAGGTGGAAATCCAGGGCATCGGCCCGCAGTACTGCGCCGGGCACTACGCGAGCTGGAATTACTTCATGACCACCGATACGCCGCAGAACAAGGCCTTCATCAAGGCGTACAAGGATGCCTACGGCCAGGATTCGGTCACCGACGACCCGATCGAGCACGGTTATGTGAATGTGTATCTATGGGCCAAGGCGGCGGAAAAGGCTGGCACCTTCGACCCCGACAAGGTGCGCGATGCGGCTTCTACGTTCAGCTTCGACGCGCCGCAGGGTGTGGTGCAGGTCAGCGCGGAGAACCAGAACATGTCTCAGATCGTGCGCGTGGGAGAAATTCAGCCCAACGGCATGTTCAAAGAGGTCTGGCACACCCCGGAGCCGGTCAAGCCGCAGCCGTACAGCCCGTACATATCCGACATGACATGCGACTGGCCCAAAGGCGGCCTGATCAAGCGCACCAGCGCCTGA